A genome region from Myxocyprinus asiaticus isolate MX2 ecotype Aquarium Trade chromosome 12, UBuf_Myxa_2, whole genome shotgun sequence includes the following:
- the LOC127449149 gene encoding E3 ubiquitin-protein ligase MARCHF7-like, which produces MDSKSRRFPFAVSSSSSQSSPSSLSSSSALSASRLYGRGSVLGRDRFSREASVKLDSDYQSSHLLSSPRGYSSSESRRSSWKLSTPISVSSSSSSSSCDRSWIDSSNGDRGRLTDSERRLGTYSGLLGTSQDSESKRAKLCYTNRAAYSRSPSTSTPASSYSTLGRMSDSSWKSAISPLSRSSSSSSSSSASTQSESLWARRDLEKRADSGMTSLGESSYRPSGLTSSLYRSERVTSTYAQGARPKESQYSYYRESGSSSRCIPTEYLPPLERSSHRLTSEYPSGSFSRETPRSTSSSSSTRTSTSVSDPSHVSSWSSTPYTPLTVRSSSPPLSNPVPAPLTTRNSGDSDGRRTTRRLLSRLFSRRSSQESSSTTSSVSDSRSYDSGPDEAPPCQTPPPVSRENLEAELRSSDPVQAFSFLRRHGPSLAPVQESANVEPEQESLRASGGLAWLNWNRCTPLFSRRRRDGRDESARLNPRCSPQFPLSDQNGRKTPNRGSCCEDDDDDEEESLSSEGATAATSTEASGLSSSLLQDGAHLAGRSNGIGRVVSSPLFRMPENVIIGLGAEGRSQTDEQVKEKPAPSRDPERLRKIQESLLLEDSDEEEGDLCRICQMGEHSSSNPLIEPCKCTGSLQYVHQDCIKKWLRSKISSGSNLEAITTCELCKEKLHLNIENFDINELYRSHERSEYEFISCGLYLVVLLHLCEQRFSDVLGAVNDAGFFNLARTLHEHMDNLESSYAESDDETEDSRPFIDFGDLEDDDEEGEA; this is translated from the exons ATGGATTCAAAGTCTCGTCGGTTTCCGTTCGCTGTCTCCAGCTCTTCCTCACAGTCATCACCCTCCTCCCTGTCCTCATCTTCAGCGCTCAGTGCTAGTCGTCTTTATGGCAGAGGGAGCGTCTTAGGAAGAGATCGCTTCAGCAGAGAAGCTTCTGTCAAGCTAGACTCAGACTATCAG AGTTCCCATTTGCTCAGCTCACCAAGAGGTTACAGCTCATCTGAGAGCCGCCGCTCAAGCTGGAAACTCTCTACACCTATCTCggtctcctcttcctcctcctcgtcTTCCTGTGATCGATCGTGGATAGACTCCTCCAATGGGGACCGAGGCAGACTT ACCGACTCTGAAAGAAGACTGGGAACCTATTCTGGACTTTTGGGCACCTCCCAAGACAGCGAGTCTAAACGAGCAAAACTGTGCTATACAAATAGAGCAGCGTATTCCAGATCCCCATCGACCTCTACACCTGCCAGCTCTTACTCCACTTTAGGAAGGATGTCAG ATTCATCATGGAAGTCCGCCATTAGTCCTTTGTCTAGATCGTCCTCttcttcatcctcctcttccgCATCCACTCAGTCAGAGAGTCTGTGGGCCCGCAGGGATTTGGAGAAGAGGGCAGATTCAGGGATGACCTCACTGGGAGAGTCGAGTTACCGGCCCAGTGGTCTGACATCTTCACTGT ATCGCTCCGAGCGTGTTACCTCCACCTATGCACAGGGTGCTCGACCCAAAGAGAGCCAGTACTCATACTACAGAGAGAGCGGTTCATCCAGTCGCTGTATCCCGACTGAGTACCTCCCCCCACTGGAACGCAGCTCCCACAGGCTGACCTCCGAGTACCCGTCTGGCTCTTTCTCTCGCGAAACACCACGTTCCACTTCCAGTTCTAGCTCCACCAGAACCTCCACCTCTGTCTCAGATCCCTCCCATGTTTCATCCTGGAGCTCCACCCCTTACACGCCCCTTACTGTTCGAAGCTCCAGCCCACCTCTATCTAACCCTGTCCCTGCTCCACTCACTACTCGGAATAGTGGTGACTCCGATGGCAGGCGAACAACCAGGCGTCTGCTATCCCGGCTTTTCTCCCGACGCTCCAGTCAGGAGTCAAGCTCTACTACTAGCTCAGTGTCTGATTCAAGGTCATATGACTCTGGCCCAGATGAAGCCCCACCCTGTCAAACCCCTCCTCCAGTCAGTAGAGAGAATTTGGAAGCAGAGCTGAGGAGCTCGGACCCAGTTCAGGCATTTTCATTTCTGCGCAGGCACGGGCCGTCCCTTGCTCCTGTCCAGGAGAGTGCCAATGTGGAGCCTGAACAGGAATCGCTCAGGGCTTCAGGAGGCCTGGCTTGGCTAAACTGGAACCGCTGTACCCCTCTGTTTTCTCGGCGTCGAAGGGACGGGCGGGATGAAAGTGCCCGCTTGAACCCTCGCTGCTCACCCCAGTTTCCTCTTAGTGACCAAAATGGCCGTAAAACACCCAACCGGGGCTCTTGCTGtgaagatgatgacgatgatgaagaAGAGTCATTGTCATCAGAGGGTGCCACAGCAGCAACCTCCACTGAAGCCTCAGGTCTCTCATCATCACTTCTGCAAGATGGAGCTCATCTAGCAGGACGGAGCAATGGGATTGGCAGAGTGGTGTCCAGCCCCCTCTTCCGTATGCCTGAGAATGTAATAATTGGTTTGGGAGCAGAGGGGAGGAGTCAAACCGATGAACAGGTGAAAGAAAAACCTGCCCCTTCCAGAGACCCAGAGAGACTGCGAAAGATTCAGGAGAG TTTGCTATTGGAGGattctgatgaggaggagggtgatCTTTGCAGAATCTGTCAGATGGGAGAGCATTCGAGTTCCAACCCTCTGATCGAGCCTTGCAAGTGCACTGGCAGCCTGCAGTATGTGCACCAGGACTGCATTAAGAAATGGCTTCGCTCCAAAATCAGCTCTG GCTCTAACTTGGAGGCCATCACTACCTGTGAGCTTTGCAAGGAAAAACTGCACCTGAACATTGAGAACTTTGACATTAATGAGCTCTACAGGTCTCATGAGAGG TCAGAGTATGAGTTCATCAGTTGCGGGTTGTATCTGGTGGTGCTCCTGCACCTGTGTGAGCAGAGGTTCTCTGATGTCCTTGGGGCAGTCAATGATGCCGGG TTTTTCAACTTGGCGAGAACTCTGCACGAACACATGGACAATCTCGAAA GTTCATATGCAGAATCCGATGATGAGACTGAAGACAGCAGGCCGTTCATCGACTTTGGAGATCTGGAGGATGATGACGAAGAGGGGGAGGCTTAA